In Limibacter armeniacum, a single window of DNA contains:
- a CDS encoding MATE family efflux transporter translates to MSEIKDLTQGNILRQLMQLAMPIMATSFVQMAYTMADMAWLGRAGSEEVAAVGTASFFMWLGLSLLLMTKVGAEVTIAQALGKKDRKKAGLFAENTVALSFVLSVLYGAILFVWAEPIISFFQLNHPLVEQKAASYLKVIGVGMVFIMGNPTFSGIFNGVGNSRTPFVFNAVGLVLNILLDPLLIFGWGNTVPAMGAEGAAIATVLTQVFVGALFVYRLTGSRNPFGGKLWRIPAKAFAKPIFDIGLPVALYASLFAIFAMIIARQVAQWGAESVAVQSVGTHIESISWMTAQGLGTALASFVGQNFGAGRFDRIRRGFFITMTVMSTIGLVVTIAFEFFGVPIFGLFIPEKEAQLLGSLYLQIIGVSQLFMIWEIVCEGLFSGLGKSRIPSIIGIVFTGLRVPVALLLVEVFGMGIESVWWTISISSLFKGGIMVAWSVLEMRKPVTEAAPILEVAYT, encoded by the coding sequence GTGAGTGAAATCAAGGATCTAACACAAGGAAATATATTAAGGCAGCTGATGCAACTAGCTATGCCAATTATGGCAACCTCTTTTGTACAGATGGCTTACACCATGGCAGATATGGCATGGCTAGGCAGGGCAGGTAGTGAAGAAGTGGCGGCTGTCGGTACAGCCAGTTTCTTTATGTGGCTGGGCCTGTCCCTGTTGCTGATGACCAAGGTAGGGGCAGAGGTAACCATTGCACAGGCACTTGGAAAAAAAGATAGAAAGAAGGCTGGGCTATTTGCTGAAAATACCGTTGCGCTATCCTTTGTACTTTCTGTACTGTATGGCGCCATTCTGTTTGTATGGGCAGAGCCTATTATCAGTTTTTTCCAGCTGAATCACCCTTTGGTGGAGCAAAAGGCAGCCAGTTACCTGAAAGTGATTGGTGTCGGGATGGTATTTATTATGGGGAACCCAACCTTCTCGGGCATATTCAATGGCGTAGGAAATAGCCGGACGCCATTTGTATTCAATGCTGTCGGGTTGGTATTGAATATCCTGTTGGACCCTCTATTGATTTTTGGATGGGGAAATACGGTTCCTGCAATGGGCGCTGAGGGAGCTGCAATAGCAACAGTCCTGACACAGGTATTTGTCGGGGCATTGTTTGTGTATCGCCTGACGGGCAGCCGCAACCCATTTGGTGGAAAACTTTGGCGTATACCGGCCAAGGCTTTTGCCAAGCCTATCTTTGATATTGGCTTGCCAGTAGCATTGTATGCATCCCTGTTTGCCATTTTTGCCATGATTATCGCAAGGCAAGTAGCACAGTGGGGAGCTGAATCGGTTGCTGTACAAAGCGTTGGAACCCATATAGAATCTATCTCATGGATGACAGCACAGGGACTGGGTACAGCCTTGGCATCATTTGTAGGGCAGAATTTTGGAGCAGGTCGATTTGACCGTATCCGAAGAGGGTTCTTTATTACCATGACCGTCATGAGTACAATCGGGCTGGTAGTCACCATCGCCTTTGAATTTTTTGGTGTACCAATATTTGGACTGTTTATACCCGAAAAAGAAGCGCAGCTATTGGGAAGTCTTTACCTGCAAATCATAGGCGTGTCACAGTTGTTTATGATCTGGGAGATCGTGTGTGAAGGGTTATTTAGCGGACTTGGGAAAAGCCGAATTCCATCAATTATCGGAATTGTTTTTACCGGTTTGCGTGTACCGGTTGCCTTGTTGTTGGTAGAAGTATTTGGGATGGGCATTGAAAGCGTATGGTGGACCATCAGTATCTCTTCTCTATTTAAGGGCGGGATTATGGTAGCCTGGAGTGTGCTGGAGATGAGAAAGCCAGTAACGGAAGCCGCACCAATTCTCGAAGTTGCTTATACCTAA